The bacterium genome includes a region encoding these proteins:
- a CDS encoding phenylalanine--tRNA ligase subunit beta — translation MNISLNWLNDYISINYSPDELAHKLTMIGLEVEEVIHKSVDFSGVVVGKVIEVDDHPNADRLKVCKVDTGETVHTVVCGAPNVANNQLVPLAQ, via the coding sequence ATGAATATAAGTTTAAACTGGCTCAATGATTATATCTCCATCAATTATTCTCCTGATGAGCTTGCACATAAATTAACAATGATCGGCCTGGAGGTTGAAGAGGTAATCCACAAATCTGTAGATTTCTCCGGTGTTGTGGTCGGCAAGGTTATTGAAGTGGATGACCATCCTAATGCTGATCGTCTTAAAGTTTGTAAGGTTGATACAGGCGAAACAGTTCACACAGTCGTTTGCGGAGCACCCAATGTAGCAAACAACCAGCTTGTGCCGTTAGCGCAA